The DNA segment TGGTCAACTTTGCCGAAGGCCTTAAAAATCGTCCCTATCAACCGGGGGTGTTGTTTGATGGGCTGGCCACTCCGGAGGAACTGGCCCGGGTCCAGGAAGTGGAGGCCGCCTTTGCCGAGATAGCCTTAAGATTGCTGCCGGGGCTGGCCTCAACCCCCCGCCTTTGCCCTTGCCCCCGGCTGATGGAGCGTTATCGCCGACGCGGCGATATCGGCGAGGATTGGCAAACATGGTTCCGCTAATCATGCATCAGGCCCGCTGGGTGGTGCCGGTACGCGGCCCGGTACTGGAAAACGGGGCAGTAGTGGTCTCCGGGGAGCAGATCGTGGCGGTAGGCCCGGCCGTGGCGCTGCGCCGCCAATATGCCTGCCGGTGCTGCGACCATGGTGATGGGGCGATACTCCCGGCCTTGATCAATGCCCACATCCATTTGGAATTGTCAGCGCTGCAGGGGCGGATTGCCCCGCAATCGAGCTTTGGCCACTGGCTGGAGGCCGCTTTAGCCGAGATTGCCTGCCTTTCTCCCGCCGAGATGAGCCAGGGCGTGCGGCTGGGGTTGGCCGAACTCCGCCGCTATGGCACTGTTATGGCAGGAGAGGTCAGCAATACCGGTCTGAGTCTGCCCCTACTTTTAGAAAGCGGCTTCGAATTTCATTACTTTCATGAATGTCTGGGGTTTGACCGGCTGGAAACTGGCCCTCTTGAAGCTGATTTTCGGATTTTCGCCAGTCCTTGGGCTTGCACCATGCCCAATTTTTCTGCCGCGGCGCATGCCCCTTATTCCCTATCCCCAGCCCTGTTTAGCCGCATTTTAGACTGGAACCGGCGCTATGGCCGCCGGAGCACCGTCCATTTGGCCGAATCATGGGAAGAGGTCCAATTCTTAAGTCAGGGTAACGGCTTTTTCCGACATTTGTTGCAACA comes from the Deltaproteobacteria bacterium genome and includes:
- a CDS encoding amidohydrolase family protein → MVPLIMHQARWVVPVRGPVLENGAVVVSGEQIVAVGPAVALRRQYACRCCDHGDGAILPALINAHIHLELSALQGRIAPQSSFGHWLEAALAEIACLSPAEMSQGVRLGLAELRRYGTVMAGEVSNTGLSLPLLLESGFEFHYFHECLGFDRLETGPLEADFRIFASPWACTMPNFSAAAHAPYSLSPALFSRILDWNRRYGRRSTVHLAESWEEVQFLSQGNGFFRHLLQHRGRWRADYQPPQCSPVAYLDRLGFLGPETLAVHTVWLDSADREILARRSSWAVLCPRSNQLTGAGFPDLPELHRAGVRLALGTDSLASNQDLNLFNEMLTLHQHYPEFPLDQLLALATQQGAEALGRGDDLGSLASGKKAALLFIPLESESNFWPDLLAAGVAGKISWLGAPGPEGGYGS